In Beijerinckia indica subsp. indica ATCC 9039, the genomic window CACGCCTCAACTCAGAAATCATGAATGCGGGAATCAGGATACGCAATTCTATTTCCGAACCCGTTTGGTCCACCGAGGGAAAGTTCTCCTTCGCCAAATCAGTAAAGAGTTTCAGATCCTTGCCACGGACCTGACCACTCATGAATTCTCTGAAAGGCTGTATTATTTTGGGGAAAGCCTCTTGTTCCGTCAGCTGATTGTCCATCATCGGCTTGACCCCGCCGTCCCAGGCTTTCTCGAAGACGGGTGACATGACGTAAAATGTCATGAAGAGCGAAAGGCTGATCAGAACCAGATTGGCGGGAGTACTTTGCAAGCCGAGACCTGAACGCAGGAACGAAAGAGCAATCGCGAAGCGTGTGAAACTCGTGACCATAACCAAAAGGCCAGGCGCCACAGAGAGAATGGTCAGAAGTGCGACAAGCTGAATGATACGACCCGAAACAGTTCCATTTCCGGGCGGCACGAGTGTACTCAGGTCGGGTACTTGTGCATAGGCAGCGGGTGCCAGGGCAATGATGAGAAAGCTGACAATAAGTAGACGTTTCACTGGATCACCAAGGCTTGGATGACAAGTTCCTGAATGGCGCCATTCGATCGGATATGAGCGCGTTCGTTGAGATCGTCGCGAAGATTCTGAAATCCGCTCGGACCAGCCAGCTGCGCGACAGACAGGGTCTTCAAATATCCGAGTACATCTGTCGTGAGTTGCATGGACAGCACTTCTGGCTTTGGGACAATTTTGCTGTCGAAAAGCATGACGGTTTCCAATCGGATCCAGGAATTGGGTGGATCGGCGAGATTGGCAATTATGGGAGGTAAGGGCCAGGCATTGACATTTGCGCCCAATTTCGACGGACTATTCTCCTTCTCAATTGTCGACATGGTGTCTGCCAGTTTCGCTTTAATAGACAAAACGAGGTAATAGCCGACGCTCGCGCCGACAGCGCCGGCGAAAAGCGTCAGACCCACCAACACACCCAAGCGGTGCAGTTTTGATTGCGATAATGATGGGTTAGACGGCAATGCCGGCACGTCTTGAGAAGCCATTCTGTATCCATCGAACTGACGAAAGGATTTGTCGGTTGCAACATGCCGTTCGGAAGTGAAGA contains:
- a CDS encoding flagellar basal body-associated FliL family protein, whose product is MPALPSNPSLSQSKLHRLGVLVGLTLFAGAVGASVGYYLVLSIKAKLADTMSTIEKENSPSKLGANVNAWPLPPIIANLADPPNSWIRLETVMLFDSKIVPKPEVLSMQLTTDVLGYLKTLSVAQLAGPSGFQNLRDDLNERAHIRSNGAIQELVIQALVIQ
- the fliP gene encoding flagellar type III secretion system pore protein FliP (The bacterial flagellar biogenesis protein FliP forms a type III secretion system (T3SS)-type pore required for flagellar assembly.); this encodes MVSFLIIALAPAAYAQVPDLSTLVPPGNGTVSGRIIQLVALLTILSVAPGLLVMVTSFTRFAIALSFLRSGLGLQSTPANLVLISLSLFMTFYVMSPVFEKAWDGGVKPMMDNQLTEQEAFPKIIQPFREFMSGQVRGKDLKLFTDLAKENFPSVDQTGSEIELRILIPAFMISELRRGFEMGFLIVLPFLVIDMITSAITMSMGMMMLPPTVIALPVKVLFFILIDGWNMLIGSLVRSYT